Proteins co-encoded in one Pithys albifrons albifrons isolate INPA30051 chromosome 14, PitAlb_v1, whole genome shotgun sequence genomic window:
- the LOC139678392 gene encoding fibronectin type-III domain-containing protein 3a-like has translation MMADQPPPLEATPLLNEVPLLPHMVNGDSIQQVILVQVNPGETFTITTEDGHMQCIQGPAHVPLMSPNGSMPPIFVPPGYVSQVVEENGVRKVVVLPHSEFHAPLAPPPHVPHYLQPPHALLPPPHAVFPPVPAPAPAGELPQHPPFLPQHQHQHQHPHVFPEQEPRSHGRTNFIQRDERSLKMQEHLKKRLKDRQASGHTNNKLNSPPSSPHKVVNSSSATIPNGNGKGQQGAGGALKQKQMGKTKGSPDAEMGESDTESKKCDTHLSIGKPVVSDIQARSAVLSWNLPVSSQNGESHSHSPAAFTFEVAISNSGKNGKFKSVYVGEELTITLPDLRPATDYHARVSATSSSTKEAVSELVSFTTESCEPDCPAAPKLVNRTKNSLSLQWKSSNDNGSKITNFLLEWDEGKSGPFKECYYGHLKQYKLTKLSPSTRYALRLAAKNDIGMSAFSEPVWFCTAGAVPPAPAPPTCRDWGVTWMSLSWSPPAGAAPGDPLAYILDMEEEGSGYGFQPQYNGDELSCTLRNLRRSTSYKFRLFAYNSEGKSSPSEVVEHSTNPDKPGPPSKPAVKGKIHSHSVKVTWEPPKDNGGSDISKYFLEISEASAGGRWDMIYSGAQREHVCDHLQPGTSYRLRVSCVSKGGESQASDVTTVTTPAVPPGPCPAPALAGKAKPKEIPLQWGPPTVDGGSDITEYILEMADSDQDERRAVYQGPAAEFVVTNLLPGRTYSFWIRAGNRVGFGPHSDKAELSTAPGPPEQCCKPLITCKSATCAVVSWESPACNGAEITEYRLDWGQVEGSMHIIYTGPCQSYEVRGLTPATTYYCRVQAVNVAGVGLFGDTSVVTTPASVPAAVAVLHLLEEEQLDISAPFSTCLAIQWEEPCCHGAEITGYNIEYGEKQLVTVGRSTTHVLENLLPDTLYRIRIQAINSLGVGPFSHSMKAKTKPLPPDPPHLECVVFSYQSLKLKWGEGPSRALITNPTQFNLQMEDRFGRFVTVYNGPCHTYKVQRLSESTTYYFRIQAYNEAGEGDFSQVYAFTTTKSPPASLKAPKANQLEENTYEITWEPLQPMKGDSIVYILQLAAGREFDQVYKGPETSFRLPGVQPNCEYRARVCAGRQSQDAAGAPELYGPYSPSTAFWVQRPARGPPGTDTGTGTGTAAVAARAGSALREERLIAIVLLCGFAVVAILFAVVIQYFVIK, from the exons ATGATGGCCGACCAGCCGCCCCCCTTGGAAGCCACCCCGCTGCTGAACGAAGTGCCACTCCTGCCTCACATGGTCAACGGGGACAGCATCCAGCAG GTTATCCTTGTCCAGGTAAACCCAGGTGAAACATTTACAATCACAACTGAGGATGGGCACATGCAGTGTATTCAAG GTCCAGCTCATGTCCCTTTGATGTCACCAAATGGTTCCATGCCACCAATATTTGTGCCTCCTGGTTATGTATCTCAG GTGGTGGAGGAGAACGGCGTGCGCAAGGTGGTGGTGCTGCCGCACTCGGAGTTCCACGCGCCGCTGGCGCCGCCGCCGCACGTGCCGCACTACCTGCAGCCCCCGCACGCGCTGCTGCCCCCGCCGCACGCCGTGTTCCCACCCGTGCCCGCACCCGCGCCCGCCggggagctgccccagcacccgcccttcctgccccagcaccagcaccagcaccagcacccgCACGTGTTCCCCGAGCAAG AACCTCGTTCCCATGGAAGGACAAACTTCATCCAGAGAGATGAGAGGAGTCTCAAAATGCAGGAACACCTGAAGAAGAGACTAAAAGACAGACAAGCCAGTGGCCACACCAACAATAAACTGAACAGCCCTCCCTCCTCACCACACAAAGTTGTTAATTCCTCCAGTGCCACAATTCCcaatgggaatgggaagggacagcaaggggcaggaggagcactAAAGCAGAAGCAGATGGGAAAAACAAAGGGCAGTCCAGATGCAGAGATGGGAG AATCTGACACAGAATCCAAGAAATGTGATACTCACTTGAGCATTGGCAAACCAGTC GTTTCTGATATACAAGCAAGATCAGCCGTTCTGTCCTGGAATCTCCCAGTTAGTTCACAGAATGGAGAGAGCCATAGTCATAGTCCAGCAGCATTTACATTTGAAGTAGCAATATCCAACAGTggtaaaaatggaaaatttaaatCTGTCTATGT TGGGGAGGAATTAACAATTACACTTCCTGATCTCAGACCAGCAACTGATTATCATGCCAG AGtttcagccaccagcagctccaccaaGGAGGCGGTTTCGGAACTGGTGAGCTTCACCACCGAGAGCTGTGAGCCAGACTGTCCTGCTGCCCCCAAGCTGGTGAACAGAACCAAGAACAGCCTGAGCTTGCAGTGGAAG tccTCAAATGACAATGGTTCCAAAATAACTAATTTTCTTTTAGAGTGGGATGAG GGGAAGAGCGGACCCTTCAAGGAGTGTTACTATGGGCACCTGAAGCAGTACAAGCTCACCAAGCTGTCTCCCTCCACACGGTACGCGCTGAGATTGGCTGCCAAGAATGACATCGGCATGAG TGCATTCAGCGAGCCGGTGTGGTTCTGCACGGCCGGGGCGGTGCCCCCCGCGCCCGCGCCCCCCACATGCCGTGACTGGGGTGTCACCTGGATGTCCCTGAGCTGGAGCCCCCCCGCCGGCGCCGCCCCCGGGGACCCCCTCGCCTACATCCTGGACATGGAGGAGGAAGGCTCT ggTTATGGGTTCCAGCCCCAGTACAATGGAGATGAGCTCTCATGCACTTTAAGAAACCTTAGGAGGAGCACATCCTATAAGTTCAGG CTCTTTGCCTACAACAGTGAAGGAAAAAGCAGCCCCAGTGAGGTGGTGGAACACAGCACCAATCCTGACAAACCTGGACCCCCAAGTAAACCAGCTGTAAAGGGCAAGATCCACTCCCACAGCGTGAAGGTTACGTGGG AACCCCCCAAAGATAATGGAGGATCAGACATCTCGAAATACTTTCTGGAAATCTCAGAAGCATCAGCTG GAGGGAGATGGGACATGATCTACAGCGGGGCCCAGAGGGAGCACGTGTGTGACCACCTCCAGCCTGGCACCTCCTACAGACTCCGAGTTTCTTGTGTCAGTAAAGGGGGGGAAAGCCAG gccTCTGATGTCACGACAGTTACGACGCCAGCGGTTCCCCCCGGCCCgtgtcctgctccagccctggcaggcaaAGCCAAGCCCAAGGAGATCCCTCTGCAGTGGG GCCCCCCAACTGTAGATGGAGGCTCTGACATTACAGAATATATCCTGGAGATGGCAGACTCTGACCAGGATGAGCGCAGGGCTGTGTACCAGGGCCCAGCAGCTGAGTTTGTGGTGACCAACCTGCTCCCAGGGAGGACCTACAGCTTCTGGATCCGGGCAGGGAACAGAGTCGGG tttggGCCCCACTCTGACAAGGCAGAGCTCTCCACTGCCCCAGGCCCCCCCGAGCAGTGCTGCAAACCCCTGATAACCTGTAAAAGTGCAACCTGTGCTGTGGTTTCCTGGGAG AGCCCGGCGTGCAACGGTGCAGAAATCACGGAATACAGGCTGGACTGGGGCCAGGTGGAGGGATCCATGCACATCATCTACACTGGCCCTTGCCAGAGCTATGAAGTCAGAGGGCTCACACCTGCAACCACCTATTACTGCAGAGTACAG GCTGTGAACGTGGCTGGAGTGGGGCTGTTTGGGGACACGAGCGTGGTGACAACGCCCGCGTCGGTGCCGGCAGCCGTGGCTGTGCTGCACCTCCTGGAGGAGGAGCAGTTGGACAtctctgctcctttctccaCGTGCCTTGCAATCCAGTGGGAAGAGCCCTGCTGCCATGGGGCAGAGATCACAGGGTACAACATAGAGTATGGGGAGAAGCAGCTGGTCACTGTGGGCAGGAGCACAACCCACGTCCTGGAGAACCTGCTGCCTGACACTCTGTACAG AATCAGGATACAGGCCATAAACAGCCTTGGAGTCGGTCCTTTCAGTCATTCCATgaaagccaaaaccaaaccactacCTCCTGACCCTCCTCATCTGGAATGTGTGGTCTTCAGCTACCAGAGCCTTAAACTGAAATGGGGAGAAGGGCCCAGCAGAGCTTTAATTACCAACCCTACACAGTTCAACTTGCAGATGGAGGACAGGTTTGGCAG gtTTGTCACAGTCTATAATGGTCCCTGTCACACCTACAAGGTACAGAGGCTCAGCGAATCCACTACCTACTATTTCCGGATCCAGGCCTACAAcgaggctggagagggagacTTTTCCCAAGTTTACGCTTTCACTACAACTAAATCTCCACCTGCATCTCTTAAAG CACCCAAAGCAAACCAGCTGGAAGAGAACACGTATGAAATCACGTGGGAACCTCTGCAGCCCATGAAAGGAGATTCCATTGTTTACATCCTTCAGCTTGCTGCTGGCAGAGAGTTTGATCAG GTGTACAAGGGCCCCGAGACGTCGTTCCGGCTGCCGGGGGTGCAGCCCAACTGCGAGTACCGGGCGCGGGTGTGCGCGGGGCGGCAGAGCCAGGACGCGGCGGGCGCGCCGGAGCTGTACGGCCCCTACAGCCCCAGCACGGCGTTCTGGGTGCAGCGGCCGGCGCGGGGCCCGCCTGGCACGGacacgggcacgggcacgggcacggccGCGGTGGCGGCGCGGGCCGGCTCGGCGCTGCGCGAGGAGCGCCTCATCGCCATCGTGCTGCTCTGCGGCTTCGCCGTCGTCGCCATCCTCTTCGCCGTCGTCATCCAGTACTTCGTCATCAAGTAG